The segment CATTTCTGTAGAAGTGGCCATGCAATACAATGCAGGTTACGCTGCCAATATTTTTTCATTTGCCAATAATATCAATACCCATGAAGGCGGAACGCACGAATCCGGCTTTAAAACTGCCTTGACTCGCGTTGTGAACGATTATGCCCGTAAAAATGGCATGCTGAAAGAACAAGACGCCAATCTGACAGGTGATGACGTTAGGGAAGGGTTAACTGCTATCATTTCGATTAAACACCCGAATCCTCAATTTGAAGGCCAAACTAAGACGAAACTTGGCAATACGGAAGTCAGCACAATCGTCAATAACTTGTTCTCAGGCGGTTTTGAGCGATTCCTTTTGGAGAATCCATCTGTTTCACGCAAAATTATCGATAAAGGCATTATGGCTTCCCATGCCCGCATGGCTGCTAAAAAAGCCCGTGAATTTACACGCCGGAAGTCGGTCCTTGAAGTATCAAGCTTGCCTGGTAAACTGGCGGATTGCTCTTCTCGGGATCCGAAAATCAGTGAAATCTATATCGTTGAGGGTGATTCTGCGGGAGGTTCGGCGAAATCAGGCCGTGATCGGCATTTCCAAGCGATTTTGCCTCTGCGCGGTAAAATCCTGAATGTTGAAAAAGCACGCCTTGACAGAATCCTTACCAATGCTGAAATTCGAAATATCATTACAGCACTTGGTACTGGAATCGGTGAAGAGTTTAATTTGGCGAAAGCGCGTTACCATAAAGTTGTGATCATGACGGATGCTGACGTTGATGGTGCCCATATCCGTACGCTTCTGCTGACGTTCTTCTTCCGTTACATGCGGCCATTGCTTGAAGCAGGCTATATCTATATTGCCCAGCCGCCATTGTTCCAGATCAAGCAAGGTAAGCACGTGGATTATGTGTACACCGATGCGCAATTGAAAGAAGCGCTTGGAAAATTGTCTCCAACACCAAAGCCGAATATTCAGCGCTATAAAGGGTTAGGAGAAATGAACGCTACACAGCTATGGGATACGACAATGGATCCGGATGTCCGGACATTGCTGCAAGTTACGTTAACCGATGCAATGGTGGCAGATGAAACTTTCCATATTTTAATGGGAGACGACGTCGAACCGCGCCGTAATTTTATCGAAGAAAATGCGAAATACGTTAAAAATCTAGACGTTTAAGCGATGTAGAGTTGAGAGGAGGCTGCGGATATGGCTGAACGGCCTAGCAGTGGTGTTGAAGAAATAAATATAAGTACGGAAATGCGTACGTCATTCTTGGATTATGCCATGAGTGTTATCGTATCCCGTGCCTTACCGGATGTGCGTGATGGTCTAAAGCCTGTACATCGCCGCATTCTATATGCAATGCATGATTTAGGGATTACTTCAGATAAAGCTTATAAAAAGTCAGCACGTATCGTCGGAGATGTTATTGGTAAATACCACCCTCACGGTGACGTAGCTGTGTATGAAACTATGGTCCGCATGGCCCAGGATTTCAGTTACCGCTATATGCTGGTTGATGGACACGGAAACTTCGGGTCAGTCGACGGAGATTCAGCAGCTGCGATGCGTTACACGGAATCCAGAATGTCGAAAATTTCGATGGAATTATTGCGGGATCTGAATAAAAATACAATTGATTATAGAGATAACTACGATGGCCAAGAAAAAGAACCTGTTGTTCTGCCAAGCCGATTCCCAAATTTATTGGTTAACGGAACTTCTGGTATTGCCGTCGGAATGGCTACAAATATTCCACCGCATCACTTGGGAGAAACCATTGATGGAGTTTTAGCTCTAGCTGAAAACCCAGCGATTACTACAGAAGAATTAATGGAATTTATCCCTGGCCCTGATTTTCCGACAGGGGGCATTATTTTAGGGCGAAGCGGTATCCGCCGTGCCTATGAAACAGGCAAAGGCTCCATCATGATCCGTTCAGTGGTTGATATCGAAACAAAACCGAATGGCAAAGAAGTCATCATTGTCAATGAAATCCCATTCCAAGTGAATAAAGCTCGCTTGAT is part of the Planococcus shenhongbingii genome and harbors:
- the gyrB gene encoding DNA topoisomerase (ATP-hydrolyzing) subunit B, which translates into the protein MAMEEKDLQPSYDANQIQVLEGLEAVRKRPGMYIGSTSSRGLHHLVWEIVDNSIDEALAGYCDEIQVTIEPGDWIRVEDNGRGIPVGMQEKMGRPAVEVIMTVLHAGGKFGGGGYKVSGGLHGVGASVVNALSEVTEVYVNRDGKRHYIKFERGAVTEELHVIGEAETTGTTIRFKADADIFKETTVYEFDLLDHRLRELAYLNRGLKIIVRDEREGEEKEKVYHFEGGIKSYVEHLNKSKDPFHDEAIFVEAEKDGISVEVAMQYNAGYAANIFSFANNINTHEGGTHESGFKTALTRVVNDYARKNGMLKEQDANLTGDDVREGLTAIISIKHPNPQFEGQTKTKLGNTEVSTIVNNLFSGGFERFLLENPSVSRKIIDKGIMASHARMAAKKAREFTRRKSVLEVSSLPGKLADCSSRDPKISEIYIVEGDSAGGSAKSGRDRHFQAILPLRGKILNVEKARLDRILTNAEIRNIITALGTGIGEEFNLAKARYHKVVIMTDADVDGAHIRTLLLTFFFRYMRPLLEAGYIYIAQPPLFQIKQGKHVDYVYTDAQLKEALGKLSPTPKPNIQRYKGLGEMNATQLWDTTMDPDVRTLLQVTLTDAMVADETFHILMGDDVEPRRNFIEENAKYVKNLDV